In Lycium barbarum isolate Lr01 chromosome 9, ASM1917538v2, whole genome shotgun sequence, the DNA window TCAAAGATGTTCTATAAACATGGCATTTAAATGTTGCAGAAGGTAATTAGACGTCACCAGGTATGAATCAAATTTATAATAGAAGACGAATAATTGTCGGAGTAATCCTTACTAAAGTGTTGAATTTGTGCTTGAATGTTCTAAATTTGCTCTTTAATTATTGACATCAGTCCATAAAGACAAAATCAAACCgctttaataataataaaaatagagATGAACACTTCTTAAACTAATCCATTTCGCATAATGTTTaacatttctattttttttaaccctttacccaatttttttttaaaaagtactgtATCTTTCAATATAAAAATGAATAATCAAACTTGTGTTCGATGATTCACTGTCTTTGCTTCCTCTTGTGAAATTCCTTCACTTTCCACTCTTCTACAAATTCAAATCTTTCCCTCATTTTCACAAGCTATTATTTTCCTCACAACCCAAAAAATGGAACTCAAACCACAACCCAAATCTTATAATCACTCACCCAACTCTAATCCTCATAGAATCTTGCAATTCAATGTCACAGATAACGCAAATTCAAGCCAATATTATACACACCGGCAGAAATAGTACTTCTAAGAAAATACAAAAACAATATACATATGGGGGTGTGTTTGGTATTGACGGAAACTGTTTTCCTATTTTTTCTTATTTGATTGCACTAAATATCTTGAGAAATATTTTTCTATTGTTTTCctcaaaatagaaaaaaatattttttctaaaatTTTTGAGAGAAAATATTTTCCGGATTGATAAAAACACACAAATGCATCTCCAACCCACGCAAGTCGATCCCCTACCTGCCTACCCCACTCACACCCCTAGCCCCACTCTCCTACCTCCCCCGCCTACCACCCACCTACATCACCTACCACCCCCCTAACCCACCTCCCACGTGCCTACCCCCAACATTAGAAGTTAGCACTCTGAATTCGCTATGCTCTTAAAACGACATTTTTCAACTTGCGTACCAATCACAAGAAAATGAGTAGAAAAATTActtcaacaaccacaataacatatccagtgtaatccacaagtggatctggggagggtagagtgtacgcacacCTTACCCGTACCATGAGAGGTAGAGAGACGGGTTCCGATAGACCGtcgtctcaaaaaaaaaaaaagaaaaaaaaaaagcaaactaaaacaatatgaaaaataaataaagtaagaaattcattatttttcgaaaaaaatattttattaaaaaacaTTTTCCGTCCTACCAATCACACCCATAAGTGCCTCAATACATTTCTTTCAATATAAAAATGAAGAATCTAACTAGTGTTCAATAGCTGCTTCTTATGAAATTCCCTCACTTTCCATTCATTTACACAAAATTCAAATCTTTCTTCCATTTTCACAAACTATTATTTTCTTCACAACCCAAAAAATGGAACTCAAATCTTATAATCACTCACCCAACTTTAATCCTAATAGAATCTTGCAATTCAATGTTACAAATAAAGCAAATTCAAGCCAGTATGATACACACTGGCATAATTTCACATATTTTCCCTATAAGTAGACTCATATCCTTTTGTGCTTTGGATGTTAATGGTGATATACACTATGCACATAAGTTGTTTGATGAAATGTCTGAACCAAATGTGTATATTTGGAATACTATGGTTAGGGGTTATGTTAAAAATCAGTTCTTTGATTTGGGTTTTTGTTTTTTTAGGAGAATGGTAAGGGAAAATGTTGAAATGGATAAAAGAAgttatgtttttgttttgaaagggtgtagggtgggggtgggggtgggtgggtcAGTGCATTGTAGGATTTGGAAAGTTGGGTTTTTGAGTGAATTGATTGTGAGGAACGGTTTGATTCATTTTTATGGTGAAAGTGGGAAAATTGACGATGCACGGAAGGTGTTCGATGAAAGTCCTGAGAGAGATGTGGTTACTTGGACTAGCTTGATTGATGGATATGTGGAAAAGAATATGGTTGATGAGGCATTGGGGTTGTTTGATTTGATGTGTTCGAACGGTGTTGAGTTTAACGATGTTACGTTGATAACGGTGTTTTCTGCGTGTTCGTTGAAgggggatttgagtttggggaaATCGGTTCATGAGCTCGTGGAGAAAAGAGGTGTCGAATGCAGTCTTAATTTGACGAACGCGATGTTGGATATGTATGTGAAGTGTGGTTGTTTGCCTATGGCTAAAGAGATTTTCGATAGGATGGAAATAAAAGATGTCTTTTCTTGGACAAGTATGATACATGGATATGCCAAATATGGGGAGGTAGACTTGGCAAAGAAGTGTTTTAGCGAAATGCCTGAGAGAAACGTAATTTCTTGGAATGCGATGATCGCTTGCTACTCGCAAAATAATAGTCCTTTGGAGGCCATTGAACTCTTTCACGAAATGGAGAAACAAGGTTTAGTTCCTATGGAGAGCACTTTGGTTTCCGTGCTATCCGCTTGTGCTCAATCTAGTTCGTTGGATTTTGGTCGACGAATTCATGATTATTATGTTAAGCAAAAATGGGTTAAGTACAGTGTGATCCTGGCAAACGCATTAATAGACATGTACGGCAAATGTGGAAGCGTGGACGAAGCTGTAGAGCTGTTCGACAAAATGGCACAAAGAGATTTGGTTTCCTGGAATTCAGTAATAGTAGGTTGTGCTTCTCATGGGCTCGCGAAGAAGGCCCTAACTCTTTTCGAACAAATGAAATCCTCGGGATTCGAGCCAGATAGCATCACATTTGTGGGCGTTCTATCAGCATGCGTTCATGGTGGATTGGTTAATCAAGGCTGGGAGTACTTTACGAGCATGGAGTTAAATGGATCCTTTCCCGAGGTGGCTCACTATGCTTGCATGGTTGATTTACTTGGTAGATCTGGGCATTTGAAAGAAGCTTATAATCTTATAAAACAAATGCCAATGGAACCTGATAAAGCTGTTTGGGGCGCTTTGCTTAATGGTTGTCGGATGCATGTAAATGTTGAGCTGGCCAAGGTTGCTGCTGAGAAACTTATCGAATTAGATCCTCAAGATAGTGGCATTTACGTGCTTCTTGCAAGTTTGTGTGCTAATGAACGGAAATGGGCTGATGTTAGAATGGTTAGAAGTTTAATGAGAGCTAAAGGAGCGAAGAAGAACCGTGGATATAGTTTGATAGAGGTCGATGGTAACTTCTACGAATTTGTGGCTGCTGACGACTCATACCCCGAATCTCAGGCAATATATAAAATGCTCGATGAGATTATATTGCTCGCTAAGTTAGAAGTATATGTCTCTGATGCACAAATTCACTGATATATGACCAACAGTTTGCAGGTATTGGACCCCTTGCTTTATAAGTACTAGTAAATGCTGAATCGAGCAAGATTTGTTCTCTGATCTCAGTGAAAAGAGATCTTCCTACATTTGAGTTGTCGATAGGAATCAGAACATGAAAGGGCAAGCTTGGACACTGAAATAAATTCTCTTACAGTGTTAAATATGCACATAACTTAAATTCAATAATATGTTACTTGACGAGTACATTTTTAGTGTCCTTGAAATGGACCTCAGCTCACCCATTTTTCTGAAATCTCAACACTAAATATTCTACTTGTCTATATTACATGTCATACTAACCttaactacctttttctgacgaACCATTTTGATAGTTCTGTCAAGTTAGAATCGATTTTCTGAATCCATTGTCAGATATATATTGTTCCATTTAGTTAACGTAATACCCTTTGATGACTCCTCCTCTAGTAAGAGACTCATAATTAGGATTGTACTCATGAGCTACCCATTCTTCATCCGCGGGGTTATAGCGATACGTGAATGTCTCATCAAACTTCCATTCACAAGGCGTCGAATGGCTCACACACTCGTAGCTGGATTTAAACGCGACGAAAGTCCCCATGTTTGTGGAGCAATTCCACATTGTTGTAGTGGGGAAGAAATTTCTGATTTTGACAGTGATGTTGAAAGTGCCCATGGTATTCAGGTGCCTAACAATGCCATCTTCGTCGAAGGAGAAGCAACGGACGCTAAGGTAATTTGTGTGGTTGTTGGTTATGACAACTACTTTTTCGTCTGGCATTCCTGCTGCAACATTTATATTGATCATAAACAAGAACAATATTGTTGTTGAGGTGATAGTCGCTACAATTTTAGCTTCTTGCATGGTGTATATATGTTCCTTTTCTTTTCGATGTTTTTGTATGAAATTGGGTTTTGGAATGGAATCTTGAAAatggagagagaaagagagatttCTCAAGCAAGGATTAACAAAGAACTCTTTCTTTTTACTTCTTGTTTTGTTGAATGATTAAACCTTTCTCGCTATATAtttatagatcaaatcaaattaGAGGGGTAGAGTTCTTTTAGGAGGTCTTAAATATTTTATACTATTTTAAGACTTTTACTATTTTTGAACCTTCGAAAAAATATAAGGATATCTAAAGTTAGATACACAAACTTGTGAATAATTCATTATTTGAAACAATTAACAATACTAAAACATTCTTTGGAAATTTTCCGAAATAGAATAAACATATTTTTGAGTAcataatatttttttcaaaaattctgaCAAACAAAATTTAACGGTTGATAGAGCAAACGAAAGTATTAAATATTGCTCACAATAATGTTTTACTATTTCGTCATTTAGAGTAcggaaaagggttaaaaatacCCTTGAACTATCGAAAATAGATCAATTTTACCCTTTGTCAAATTTTGGAATCAATTGTACCCCTGCTGTCTATTTTTGGGACTAAATATACCCTTTTAGTTAACGGACCTCCACACAAGCTGCCAACATGAAACAAATAATGATGTGGCTGCAACGTGGAAATAAAAAACCTCAATGTGTCCCTTTGACCCTATTCTTCAACGTCATCTGAAACGcactaaaaaataaaacacaacGGAGAAGACAACTATAGTCACCGGAAAATGCAAGACGGCCAGATCTCGTACCGAACAAGCAGCGTATCAGATAGAATTAAACAAACCCTGTTCTTAGGAAACTAACAAAACCAGCAAGACAGAGGAGGTTGGGGAGCCACTGCTCGGCGGTGTTGTTCGCCGGATTCTGGCACTATTTGTCGGATTTTCTTCTGGCGGTGACTTGGAAACAAAACAAAAAGGAAGCGTGAGCGGGGGTGTTGGCCAGTGGTTGTGGCATGGACGTATGGTAGGAGATGGAGCAAAAAGGGGTCGTCAGCTGTTTATGGATCGAGTTGGGCGGAGTCAGGCGTAACAGTGACGCACCAAGATAGAAAATAGGAAGAGAGTGGCGTGTGGGTGAGGGGAAGGTCGTGATTC includes these proteins:
- the LOC132609667 gene encoding pentatricopeptide repeat-containing protein At2g22410, mitochondrial-like produces the protein MKFPHFPFIYTKFKSFFHFHKLLFSSQPKKWNSNLIITHPTLILIESCNSMLQIKQIQASMIHTGIISHIFPISRLISFCALDVNGDIHYAHKLFDEMSEPNVYIWNTMVRGYVKNQFFDLGFCFFRRMVRENVEMDKRSYVFVLKGCRVGVGVGGSVHCRIWKVGFLSELIVRNGLIHFYGESGKIDDARKVFDESPERDVVTWTSLIDGYVEKNMVDEALGLFDLMCSNGVEFNDVTLITVFSACSLKGDLSLGKSVHELVEKRGVECSLNLTNAMLDMYVKCGCLPMAKEIFDRMEIKDVFSWTSMIHGYAKYGEVDLAKKCFSEMPERNVISWNAMIACYSQNNSPLEAIELFHEMEKQGLVPMESTLVSVLSACAQSSSLDFGRRIHDYYVKQKWVKYSVILANALIDMYGKCGSVDEAVELFDKMAQRDLVSWNSVIVGCASHGLAKKALTLFEQMKSSGFEPDSITFVGVLSACVHGGLVNQGWEYFTSMELNGSFPEVAHYACMVDLLGRSGHLKEAYNLIKQMPMEPDKAVWGALLNGCRMHVNVELAKVAAEKLIELDPQDSGIYVLLASLCANERKWADVRMVRSLMRAKGAKKNRGYSLIEVDGNFYEFVAADDSYPESQAIYKMLDEIILLAKLEVYVSDAQIH